A part of Falco cherrug isolate bFalChe1 chromosome 16, bFalChe1.pri, whole genome shotgun sequence genomic DNA contains:
- the LOC129737457 gene encoding olfactory receptor 14C36-like, protein MSNSSSITHFLLLALADTRELQRLTFWLFLGIYLAALMANGLIITIVACYQILHTPMYFFLLNLSLLDLGSISTTLPKAMANSLWDTRDISYAGCATQVFLIVFFVSAEYSLLTVMAYDRYVAICQPLHYGTLLGSRACVHMAAAAWGTGFLNAALHTANTLSLPLCQGNAVGQFFCEIPQILKLSCSQAYLREIWLLVLGTFLGFGCFVSILLSYVQIFRAVLRIPSEQGRHKAFSTCLPHLAVVSLFVSTGMFAYLKPPSISSTSLDLVVTVLYAVVPPAVNPLIYSMRNQELKGALKKMMQSGVSQKQ, encoded by the coding sequence atgtccaacagcagctccatcacccacttcctcctcctggcattggcAGACACACGGGAGCTGCAGCGCTTGACCTTCTGGCTCTTCCTGGGCATCTacctggctgccctcatggcCAATGGCCTCATCATCACCATCGTAGCCTGTTACCAAATCCTTCACACCCCcatgtacttcttcctcctcaacctGTCCCTTCTTGACCTgggctccatctccaccactctccccaaagccatggcAAACTCCCTCTGGGATACCAGGGACATCTCCTATGCAGGATGTGCTACACAGGTCTTTCTGATTGTCTTTTTCGTTTCAGCAGAGTATTCCCTCCTCACCGTCATGGCGTATGACCGCTacgtggccatctgccagcccctgcactacgggaccctgctgggcagcagagcttgtgtccacatggcagcagctgcctggggcactGGGTTTCTCAATGCTGCGCTGCACACGGCCAATACACTGTCATTGCCACTCTGCCAAGGCAATGCTGTGGGACAGTTCTTTTGTGAAATCCCACagatcctcaagctctcctgctcacaGGCCTACCTCAGGGAAATATGGCTTCTTGTGCTTGGTACATTCCTAGgctttggttgttttgtttccattctgCTGTCCtatgtgcagatcttcagggctgtgTTGAGGATCCCCTCTGAGCAAGGacggcacaaagccttttccacgtgCCTTCCTCACCTGGCTGTGGTCTCCCTCTTTGTCAGCACTGGCATGTTTGCCTACCTAAAgcccccctccatctcctccacATCCCTGGACCTGGTTGTGACAGTTCTGTACGCAGTGGTTCCTCCAGCAGTTAAccccctcatctacagcatgaggaaccaggagctgaagggCGCACTGAAGAAGATGATGCAGTCAGGTGTGTCTCAGAAGCAATAA